Within the Salmo salar chromosome ssa12, Ssal_v3.1, whole genome shotgun sequence genome, the region TATAGTACAAGGTTGCAGAGCTCACACATTGCTAATCTTTAGAAGAAGCTAGCTTGCTACTGTATTTATAGAGCAGAGAGAGTGCATGGTTTGTAGCCAATACAGTGCTCTACAGACAGGAGGTGTCAGTTTTCTAAACATCCCTTAAAAGTCAATTGGCAGTCTGACACTATGTTCTGGCTGAAGACCATATTTCCCCCTTGAGGATGTGCCCTGTACAAGCTTTATCATGCTTATACTGCACTGTAGGTAATGCATTTGGTTCTGTGTTGCCCTTCAGGTTATCAACAGATGGTAGAAGGTGGGTGTTGTCCAGTTGGTGACTCTGATCATCCATTTCCGCTATGGTGCCGTGCAGCAGCCTGCTGGCTGTGGCGTTCCTCCTGTCTCAGGCTGGGGGGTTCCTGCACTCTTTGGAAGAGGACGCCATTCCTAAGGAGTGGGTCCTGCTCCACGTGGTGCAGGGCCACATCGGGGCGGGGAACTACAGTTACCTGCGGCTCAACCACGACGGCAAGATCATCCTGCACATGCGCAGCCTCAAGGGAGACGCAGACCTGTACGTCTCGGACAAAACTCTGCGGCCCAGCTTCGACACCTACAAGCTGCAGTCTGCCACCTGCGGCCAGGACGTGGTCGTTGTGCCTGGAGACTTTGTGAGGCCCGTGGGGATTGGCATTTACGGCCACCCGTCGCACCACGAGAGTGAGTTTGAGATGAGGGTGTTTTATGATCAGACTTCCCTCCAGGACCCGTTCGATAAAAGGTCGTACCCCTCTGAGGAGGACGGGGGGAAGCAGAAATATGCTCCAGAAGATGACTTTGAGGAAGAGGAGTCCATCTTCTGGACTATTTTAATCGGGATTCTGAAGATTATACTTGAAATTTTGTTCTAAGAAATGTGTGCTGCTGCTCTCTGCCATGTGCAGTTAGAATGAGAATACTTGTGGTGTAGTCGAGCTGAGTGCATGTGTTAAtctctgggcccggtttccccaaaaacattttaaggctaagttcatcttAGAACCATAGGTTGCTTTTGGGAAACCTGGGCCTGGCATTGGTGATCTGCAATTAACCTGAGGGGAAGAATTGGAAAAATCTAagggaatatatattttttatttcgtaATTCTTTTGATTAATGACAAAGGCAATGCCTCAATACGTTGCTTGTCAATCAGCCTCTAGGCTGAGGCTTACCTCTGTGAAAAAATGATTGAATCAAACCACTAGTATTTGCATATCTATATCAATTTTGCCATCTGATTTAAATGACTGggttatgttctgtatctatggacgcaagCCAGACACATCTTAGGTTGCTACCCAGGCAGGCTGGTCATTAATTCTATAGGTTGCCAGAgacccgacccagtcgttcactctttttgttctgtatctgtggacgcaacccagtcgttcattcGAAATGTTCCCTTGCCAATctggctggcaacattcttatcccttgcttgctagctagccaactacggtcAACTTAGTCAAGTGAAACAGCGCAACCAGAATAACAGCAACGTAGCTGCGTTTGTTTAAGCTGATTTCCAGAGACATttctcatcaggacactgttcAGAGGAGTTAGCTAACACAAtcccttcaaactgaagctggaaagaccgcAAACTAGCTGTCTTTCGTTTTACCGAtcctattgacatttctttgtgtatatccataaaaatgatgccagttgATTCGtgattgactggctgagaaaagctgcctgcctaTCCTGTCCCGActtccgacacgttcattactgtgggacagctggagatccaaTTTCAATTTTGAAACAattttgcaaatgtcagagatggacagcaaggtttatacaaacctCCACTGTTGAAAATCAACTGCTAGTCGAAAAGAAATGGGAGATGGGTATTTCAACGTCATAGCTTTAGCCGGTGGTAATTtttggaatagacaccggctggaatgcgtcCCAAAACACCAGGCAGAGAGAGCGTTCACTAAGTGTGTCATTGAGgcatgtgtcgatactgataggattGGAATAAAGTCAACGCTGCTCTctgatcagctttctccattcaaatcttaccttaacattcAAATTATTCCACGATACTGACGATGGATCAGCTCATAGAAAGATATCACATATGGCTAAAATATTAGGCAAATCAAGATTTGGCACATCATGAAATGTATATTAagacaaattacagacagtaTCATACAAGTAGCAAAATTGAACTCAATTAattgaacatgaaatgtatttcaatatgattTGAAATGGGCCTATATCCTACTTACTGTAGGCtatttatattttaatgcagtcatctcggttttAATTTGAAGTGCGTTTTTATACCTCgtttgtatcaattgcaaagaTGTTGGCATCTTTGTATTTGTAGTGAACTCTGTTCTGAAGTTATCAGCAGTCGGAAGTGAATTAACTGTGATTTTATGTTTAGTGGAGATCTGTGTATCAAGTGACGCCGGAGGGCAAAAAGCATCTAACGATGCACTTAGCTGTGCTACGAGTGGTCTGAGCCAGGCATTAGATTACGAGCGTTTAAGTCCAACGATGGTTTTTGGAAACAGCTCAGAGATTTAACGATGCGCCTAcaaaggttctaacgatgaacttcGCCTTAAGATGTTTTTGTGAAACCGGGCCCTGTTCAATAGGTTCCAAATGGGAACAAATTACTTGAAGTGGAGGCGGCAGGCACTACCTGAAACTTTTCAATAGGAATGATCTTTTGCATTTCCATTTGAAAACGTTTGCTCCCATGTGTGCCTAATGAACAAGACTCGGGTCTAAATTGGTGTCCTGGGTCTGAATTATGCAACAACTAAATATCAGTACACCAGAGAGTAGAGATGTTCAACAGTGCCTTTTGATCTGTCATGTCTTGGGTGAATGGCAATGCAACATCTCATGCAAATGGAATCATTTTATAAGATTTTCAAATAAAGATGTTTATCTTTGCAAAATACCTAGTGTCAGATTGTCTGTCTGGGATATCACAATATTTTTGTAAAATGAATTCGGATTCACTAAGTGCAATGATTGTTTTCACTTGACTGTACAAGTATCTGACTCAGTGAAATGCATAGGTTTCTCTTACAAGCAATATTTGTATATTTTTCTTAACATTTTACATGCATGCATGCTTGAACACACATCTGGCATGAGGCAAAAGCAAGAGGACCCTGCTCCACACACTTGAGGGTGTCCTCACAAAGTTTCTAAACTAATTATAGATCGTTTCTTGTGAGTGTCCTACAGGTTTCATTCCATGGAGATCACTGTTTTCCCAGTTGATAAACgcctttttatttacattttttgtatCTTTTTTCGTTATTTATGAacacaaatacaaaaacaaatataCAAAAAAGAGTACATAAAACTAACACACGGGCATTACATATCGAATACATTTTCAATTTGTCAAAGTTTTATGGTGCGTATtgctttttttgtttttacatttactgatttcaaaatataatttaaatCATGTGAAGAGGGGTTTGCATTTTGCCCACTTCATTTCATGGATAAAGGTTCTTCcatgaaaaataaacaaattaagaatgaaagttaaatcagggtcTATATCATTTGGATCAAACTAAAACAGTCGTTTAATAGTCGTTTCTTTTAAAATGTAACTCAAATCTTCTGACGTAAAAACagtcccaaaataaatggtcagTTGAGAAACTCGTCGGCGGTGATCCTGTTACCTGCCTCCATTTTGTGTTGGACGGCCCATTTCCGGGTTTCAGAGAAACAGTTGTGAAGGGAGAATCTCGCTTTGCTTGCTGGTCAAGACGAGAGCAGAATAAAAAGTACATGCAAATAGGATATAAACTGGAGATACGCGTACCTCGAATTAGCTTTTGCACATAAATAGAACTTGTTTACAGCCATAGTTAAAACGCCAGCTAAATTCCACTTGACAGCTGTCGCGGGTAAAGAGtaacttagctagcaagctaactttGGGTATCGGATTTAGTTGATTTCGCTAGCAAGCTAATTTAGCTGCTAGTGTCCCACAGTTTTTATTAGATTTTCTAAGCAAGTAACCAAGAGCCGCCTACTGTCTGCGATTGTGTTAACTAGCAAACTTGCCACAACTGCAGTTTCCATTCATGTTGTTATTGAAGACGAGACTCACAATCCTTCGAGACGGGGTAAGTCACTGCCAATCCAcccagctaacgttagttagatcATGTTATCCAGATAGACTAGTTAACACACTTTATATACATGTTACTTATATTGCTACATTAATTCAAACAGTAATGCCCAGTTAAGTAGTTCAACTTTTAGGCCAAGAGGAAGGAATTGCATTTCTTTCCCTAACTTTCATGTTTTTGGGCTCGCTCACCTGTCACCTCTGGTAGATTGACGGAGTGTGCATAGACATTGGCTAGCGACTCGAGACCACTTCTGATTTGTTATGTTCCCTTATCAAATCTGTGCTTACAGTTCAGTAACAAACTCGGTCACATTTTCTGCATATCAGAAAGTGAAATTCAAGTGACACTTCAGACTCAGGCCTGCTCGTTTTAGGGTTGCTAGTTTGTTTTATATGACTTTAGGCCCAAAATAGTTAATGACATCATGCACTCCCCCCCCTCATTTATTTCCCCGTCCACAAAAGCATAGAACTAACTCAATTGGTCACATATTAGGTTGGAGAAGGAGCTGTACACTTCCACTACCTTGTAAGAATGTCATAAAACCTCAGACATAGGATTAACATTGTAGTCCATTGGCAATTCTCCAAGTAGGCGCATGTACAGGTGGTAACTGCCAAAAGAatgaaaacactacagtaaatcaggaatgcaaagtatattgaaagcaagtGTTTCCACACAGGTGGGGTTTCTGTGTtagttaagcaattaacatcccatcatgcttagggtcatgtacaaaaatgctgggcaggccattattttggctaccatggctatgcccccataggatgacaatgccccgtgtGGAAGCATGAGGGGtcacaatggtttgatgagcatgaaaatgttACCCATATGCCATGGCtgcctcagtcaccagatctcaacacaaTTGAACATTTATGGGAGATTCTAGAGACATTTTGATTGGTGTAAATGGTTGGTGCTGGTAGGGCAAAAACAATGTCAAATCTTGTCAATGGATGAGTCATGAAGTGGTGGGCTGTGCTGTCCACTCTCGGTTTCTCTCACTCGAGGTAGCAACTTACAACAGCTGCTGCGTTTCCGTTCTTTATCGCCTCACTGGCAAGCTCACCCGATGACATTCCATTTGTTTCCCTCTTCTGTGAAAACCTTTTCAAACACTCTTGACAGGTAGCTTGTGGAATGGAGTTTAGGGGTGAGCGAAGGAGGGTGGTGTTTGCTGCGCGGCCTAGCTCAACGTGCTGTATGTCTGTATTCACAATGAGCTCCGCCCAGCCAGCGAACTGGTTTGGGGAGCTCTACTGAGCTGAATCATTCTAGAGTGAGTACATGCATGTAGAATTTGAGGATAGCTGTTTTTAGTGTGGACCACGCCACCATTGTAGTCAACAACTACAAATAGAGGTGAATCGCAATGGTCCTTGAACAGATGTCCCAATGATATCTTGACTTGCCTGAATGACACTACAAGGATATACAATTTTACTCTGACCCCAGTTCAGTTCAGGAGTGTTCATTTTTGACGCTGTTGTGTGCATTTAATTGAGCCGAGTCTCCCCTCTGTCTTGTTTCGCAGGAGTTTGAGGGTGTACCCAGAGCTGAGACGGTGAACAAACCTCCCCCCAAGGTGCCCACAGAGGGACAGGATGCccgtccctcctccccctcctcctccaggacccccccctccccccaccttcAACCAGGTCAGTCCAGCTCCTAAACTGATGTTCAAAACATGACAAAACTCAGAAGTCCTCTGAAGGGTTTCTAGAGATTCATAATTACATGATAAAATAACTGAAGTCACTCATTATTTGCTGTTGTATTGTTAAGGATGATATGACACCTTCTGATGTTAGATACTATGCCTAATATTATTATGACCACATTTCCTATAGTATGATTTCTAAGGTTGATATGCCATGTTAATAAAGGCTGCAATTTAATGATGCAGTTTTTACCTtataaacaaacacaaaccaaGAAGGTCCAAGCTGGccaaacacacacccacgcagGCACCATGTGGATTACTATCGACTTGCATCATAATGCTGCATTGCCATCTACTTTATCTGTTGCTATAACGACAGTACGTTATGCAGTTCATGTTATCATTTGCGTGGTCAACCTAACTAACATGGTGGTTTGCTCATATCCTCTCCTCAGGCGAACACTACTGCACCTAAGTTGAATCGGGGTGAGGCGAAGGGGAGAGGAGCGTTGCTCTCTGACATCTCCAAAGGAGCCAGGCTGAAGAAGGTTGGAGTGGTCAATGACCGAAGTGCACCTATTATAGAGAGTAAGTAGCATAGTAAACATATTGGAGATAGAAACTAACTTTTGCACTCTCCTCATTTCCTgctgacacactcacacacacacacacacacacacacagactatacATGTACGtttatacatgcatacatacagtaccagtcaaaagtttggacacacctactcattccagggtttttctttatttgtactattttctacattgtataatagtagggaagacatcaaaacgatgaaataacacatatggaatcatgtagtaaccaaaaaagtgttaaacaaatcaagatatattttggattcttcaaagtagccaccgtttgccttgatgacagctttgcacactcttggcattctttcaaccctcttcatgaggtagtcacctggaatgcattcctattaacttctatgggctaggtgggacgcaagcgtcccacccgtggtgcactccatcaacagcaggtgcatttcaagagcggcaaatttgaatccaaataaatgtcaaaattcaaatttttcaaacatacaactattttacaccctttgaaagataaacatctccttaatctaaccacgttttacgatttcaaaaaggttttacggcgaaagcataaatttagagtatgttaggacagtacatttacaagagttgtgtgtaatgttgtgccaattcaaagacaggcgtcaccaaaaccataaaatcagctaaaatgatgcactaaccttttacaatctccaacagatgacactcctaggacattgtgttagacaatgcatgcatttttagttctatcaagttcatatttatatccaaaaacagcgttttactgtggcgttgatgttcaggaaatcgtttccctccaataaccggcattcaagtcagcaccacaaattaaataattaaaattagaaaacattggtaaaatattatattttcatttaaagaattatagatttacatctcttgaacgcaatcaacttgccagatttaaaaataaccttactgggaaatcacactttgcaataatctgagcactgcgcccagaaaaatacgcgttgcgatacagactagccgccatgttggggagatctaaaatcgaaaatactatgtaaataatccattacctttgattctcttcatcagatgtcacttccaggtatcacaggtccataacgaatgtagttttgttcaaaaaagctcatcatttatgtccaaaaatctccgtcttgttagcacatgatctaagcccgccggacttcacttcatgaacgaggggaaaaaatatatttacgttcgttcaaacatgtcaaacgttgtatagcataaatcattagggccttttttaaccagaacatgaataatattcaaggtggacgaatgcattctcttttataacgtattggaacaagggtacccaacatgaactcgcgccaggtgtctaatgggacatcatcgttccatggctcttgttcggtcagatctccctccagaagactcaaaacactttgtaaaggctggtgacatctagtggaagcaataggaagtgccaaaatattcctcagcccctgtgtttttcaatggcataggtttaaaggtaatacaacacatcagatatccacttcctgtcagaatctgtctcagggttttgcctgccaaatgagttctgttatactcacagacaccattcaaacagttttagaaactttagggtgttttctatccatatataataagtatatgcatattctagttactgggtaggattagtaaccagattaaatcgggtaaatttttttatccagccgtgcaaatactgccccctagccctaacaggttaacaggtgtTTTTTGTTAAAactttatttgtggaatttctttccttcttaatgcgtttgagccaatgagttgtgttgtgacaaggtaagggatggtatacagaatattgccctatttggtaaaagaccaagtccatattatggaaaaaacagctcaaataagcaaagagaaatgacagtccatcattactttaagaaatgaaggtcagtcaatccggaaaatgtcaagaactttgaaagttcttcaagtgcagtcgcaaaaaaccatcaagcgctatgatgaactgactctcatgagaaccgccacaggaatggaagacccagagttacctctgctgaagaggatacgttcattagagttaccagcctcagaaattgcagcccaaataaatgcttcacggagttcaagaaacagacacatctcaacatcaactgttcagaggagactgtgaatcagaccttcatggtcaaagtaccggagtgccaagactaggacaaaaaggcttctcaacagtttttacccccaagccataagactcctgaacaggtaatcaaatggctacctggactatttgcattgtgtccccaccctccttttacgctgctgctactctgtttatcatatatgca harbors:
- the LOC106564749 gene encoding UPF0669 protein C6orf120 homolog, whose protein sequence is MVPCSSLLAVAFLLSQAGGFLHSLEEDAIPKEWVLLHVVQGHIGAGNYSYLRLNHDGKIILHMRSLKGDADLYVSDKTLRPSFDTYKLQSATCGQDVVVVPGDFVRPVGIGIYGHPSHHESEFEMRVFYDQTSLQDPFDKRSYPSEEDGGKQKYAPEDDFEEEESIFWTILIGILKIILEILF